In a single window of the Pseudomonas sp. B21-015 genome:
- a CDS encoding LysE family translocator: protein MYWTEFLTVALIHLLAVASPGPDFAVVVRESVTHGRRAGTWTALGVGSAIFLHVGYSLLGIGLIVSQSIVLFNALKWAAAAYLLYIGFKALRAQPAKPVADDLRQEAGERTARGAFTSGFVTNGLNPKATLFFLSLFTVVINPHTPLAVQAGYGIYLAAATAVWFCLVAMLFSQQRVRAGFARMGHWFDRTMGAVLIAIGVKLAFTEMH, encoded by the coding sequence ATGTACTGGACAGAGTTCTTGACCGTTGCCCTGATTCACCTGCTGGCCGTCGCCAGCCCCGGACCGGATTTCGCCGTGGTGGTGCGTGAGAGCGTGACCCACGGTCGCCGTGCCGGGACCTGGACGGCACTGGGCGTCGGTTCGGCGATTTTCCTGCACGTCGGTTATTCGCTGCTGGGCATCGGGCTGATCGTGTCTCAATCGATCGTGCTGTTCAACGCCCTGAAATGGGCGGCCGCCGCGTACCTGCTGTACATAGGCTTCAAGGCCTTGCGCGCGCAACCGGCCAAACCGGTGGCTGACGATCTGCGCCAGGAAGCCGGCGAACGCACCGCACGGGGCGCTTTCACTTCGGGTTTCGTGACCAATGGCTTGAACCCGAAAGCCACGCTGTTTTTTCTGTCGCTGTTCACCGTGGTGATCAACCCGCACACGCCACTGGCGGTACAGGCCGGCTATGGGATTTATCTGGCGGCGGCGACAGCGGTCTGGTTCTGCCTGGTGGCGATGCTGTTCAGCCAACAGCGCGTACGCGCCGGTTTCGCCCGCATGGGCCACTGGTTCGACCGGACCATGGGCGCGGTACTGATCGCCATCGGCGTGAAACTCGCGTTCACCGAGATGCATTGA
- a CDS encoding helix-turn-helix domain-containing protein, giving the protein MLISHFLHGPVSAYPRDYMDGAHQELHQHREAQLLYAVCGTMRVVTAQGAWVIPPTRAVWIPPLVAHEIFMSGEVRMRSLFIAAELSPPTLQQCCVLAVTPLLRELILRAVKGPQHAENSLIQRLMLEEIASLENLPLHIPMPEDRRLLGICLALLRTPDHSNTLEDWAQQVGASSRTLARLFQQQLKMNFNAWRQQLRLMEALPRLLAGESVQSVACDLGYGSARAFSAMFRRLLGENPREYLNALNKLSELNPP; this is encoded by the coding sequence ATGTTAATCAGCCATTTCCTGCACGGACCGGTCAGCGCCTATCCGCGAGATTATATGGACGGTGCTCATCAGGAATTGCATCAACACCGAGAAGCGCAGTTGCTGTACGCCGTTTGCGGCACTATGCGAGTGGTCACGGCGCAAGGGGCCTGGGTCATTCCACCGACCCGAGCCGTGTGGATTCCGCCCTTGGTGGCGCATGAGATTTTCATGTCGGGCGAGGTGCGCATGCGTTCGCTGTTCATTGCCGCCGAACTGTCGCCGCCAACTCTGCAACAGTGCTGCGTGCTGGCCGTCACGCCATTGCTGCGCGAGCTGATCCTGCGCGCGGTGAAAGGTCCGCAACACGCGGAAAACTCATTGATTCAGAGGCTGATGCTCGAAGAGATCGCCAGCCTGGAAAACCTTCCGCTACACATTCCGATGCCCGAGGACCGACGCCTGCTGGGCATCTGCCTGGCGCTACTGCGCACACCAGACCATTCCAATACCCTGGAAGACTGGGCACAGCAGGTCGGCGCCAGTTCTCGAACCTTGGCGCGGCTGTTCCAACAACAACTGAAGATGAATTTCAATGCCTGGCGTCAACAACTGCGCCTGATGGAAGCCCTGCCGCGCCTGCTCGCCGGGGAAAGCGTGCAGAGCGTGGCGTGTGATCTGGGTTACGGCAGTGCTCGGGCGTTCAGCGCGATGTTTCGCCGTTTACTCGGAGAAAACCCTCGGGAATACCTGAACGCGTTGAACAAATTGAGCGAGCTCAATCCCCCGTAG